A part of Thermus sp. LT1-2-5 genomic DNA contains:
- a CDS encoding helix-turn-helix domain-containing protein, protein MKRIGRKEVIYLAGDPANTLYRLESGLVRIVELLPDGRTLTLRHVLPGDYFGEEALEGKRHRYAAEAMTEAGVQGFDPKRMDHEALHQVARNLARQMRRVLAYETHLQTGELRSRIARYLLFLADTPASFRDEGGLYVTVSHEEIADATASTRESVSKLLSDMRREGLIATAYRKVYLLDLEGLEAQAQGVLEAA, encoded by the coding sequence ATGAAACGGATTGGCAGGAAGGAAGTCATCTACCTGGCGGGGGACCCCGCCAACACCCTGTACCGCTTGGAGTCGGGCTTGGTGCGCATCGTGGAGCTTCTCCCCGATGGCCGCACCCTCACCCTGCGCCACGTCCTCCCCGGGGACTACTTTGGGGAGGAGGCCTTGGAGGGCAAGCGCCACCGCTACGCCGCCGAGGCCATGACTGAGGCGGGGGTGCAGGGCTTTGACCCCAAGCGTATGGACCACGAGGCCCTGCACCAGGTGGCCCGCAACCTGGCCCGGCAGATGCGGCGGGTGCTGGCCTACGAAACCCACCTGCAGACGGGAGAGCTTCGCTCCCGCATCGCCCGCTACCTCCTCTTCCTGGCGGATACCCCCGCCTCCTTCCGGGACGAGGGCGGGCTCTACGTGACCGTGTCCCACGAGGAGATCGCCGACGCCACCGCCTCCACCCGGGAGTCCGTGTCCAAGCTCTTATCCGATATGCGGCGGGAAGGGCTCATCGCCACGGCCTACCGCAAGGTGTACCTCCTGGACCTGGAGGGCCTCGAGGCCCAGGCCCAGGGCGTTTTGGAAGCGGCCTGA
- a CDS encoding MerR family transcriptional regulator, with protein sequence MTRSGAYTIAEVEAITGLSAHVLRQWERRYGFPRPERTPGGHRLYRQEEVEALKRIRRLLEEGATPQAAIRRVLAETARPEELAGAVKEALLAADLPQAEALFRRGVRLLGPEGVVREVLVPVLREIGEGWHRGEVFVSQEHLASTFLRARLQELLDLSGYPQGAPILVTTPPGERHEIGAMLAAYLLRRQGLPALYLGPDTPLPDLKALVQALGARGVVLSALLPETLRALPDGALVGIAPHVVVGGAGATAEEAGRLGALYVEDLGRLAQVFWEEAA encoded by the coding sequence ATGACCCGAAGCGGGGCGTACACCATCGCCGAGGTGGAGGCCATCACGGGCCTTTCCGCCCACGTCCTGCGCCAGTGGGAGCGCCGCTACGGCTTTCCCCGGCCCGAGCGCACCCCGGGGGGGCACCGCCTCTACCGCCAGGAGGAGGTGGAGGCCCTAAAGCGCATCCGCCGCCTCCTGGAGGAAGGGGCCACGCCCCAGGCCGCCATCCGGCGCGTCCTGGCGGAGACGGCCCGCCCCGAGGAGCTGGCGGGGGCGGTGAAGGAGGCCTTGCTCGCCGCCGACCTTCCCCAGGCGGAGGCCCTTTTCCGCCGGGGGGTGCGGCTTTTGGGCCCCGAGGGGGTGGTGCGGGAGGTGCTCGTGCCCGTTCTGCGGGAGATCGGCGAGGGCTGGCACCGGGGGGAGGTGTTCGTGTCCCAGGAACACCTGGCCTCCACCTTCCTCCGGGCCAGGCTCCAGGAGCTTTTGGACCTTTCGGGCTACCCTCAAGGCGCTCCCATCCTGGTCACCACGCCCCCGGGGGAGCGGCACGAGATTGGGGCCATGCTGGCCGCCTACCTCTTGCGCCGCCAGGGGCTTCCCGCCCTCTACCTGGGCCCCGATACCCCCCTGCCCGACCTCAAGGCCCTGGTCCAGGCCCTGGGGGCGCGGGGGGTGGTGCTTTCCGCCCTCCTCCCGGAAACCCTGCGGGCCCTGCCCGACGGGGCCTTGGTGGGAATCGCCCCCCATGTGGTGGTGGGCGGGGCTGGGGCCACGGCGGAGGAGGCCGGGCGGCTTGGGGCGCTTTACGTGGAGGACCTAGGGAGGCTTGCCCAGGTGTTTTGGGAGGAGGCAGCATGA
- a CDS encoding phytoene/squalene synthase family protein, with translation MEPDWKRLARLVRDHSATFYLGSLLFPKAERRGAWAIYAACRLGDEAVDGPGGGREALAAWWEGVERAYGGQPRADWEVGLAWALERWAIPFEAFSHMREGFLTDLGPVRLGSEAELLRYCYQVGGTVGRMMAAVTGGEGAEREAIALGQAMQLTNILRDVGEDLALNRVYLPETLLKRFGVALEDLFARRATPGYRALLAHLEAQARALYREGLKGIPKLRVGRAAIALAALQYQGILDKLKRMDYGNLWQRAHLKPWERLWLLPEAYRLARMGE, from the coding sequence ATGGAGCCTGACTGGAAACGCCTAGCACGCCTGGTCCGGGACCATTCCGCCACCTTCTACCTGGGAAGCCTCCTCTTCCCCAAGGCGGAAAGGCGGGGGGCCTGGGCCATCTACGCCGCCTGCCGCCTGGGGGACGAGGCGGTGGACGGGCCTGGGGGCGGAAGGGAAGCCCTTGCCGCCTGGTGGGAAGGGGTGGAGCGGGCCTATGGGGGGCAGCCCCGGGCGGACTGGGAGGTGGGCCTCGCCTGGGCCTTGGAGCGCTGGGCCATCCCCTTCGAGGCCTTTTCCCACATGAGGGAGGGCTTCCTCACCGATCTGGGCCCCGTGCGCCTCGGGAGCGAGGCGGAGCTCCTCCGCTACTGCTACCAGGTGGGGGGCACGGTGGGGCGGATGATGGCGGCGGTGACCGGGGGGGAGGGGGCGGAAAGGGAGGCCATCGCCCTAGGGCAGGCCATGCAACTCACCAACATCCTGCGGGACGTGGGGGAGGACCTGGCCCTAAACCGGGTTTACCTGCCGGAAACCCTCCTCAAGCGCTTTGGGGTGGCCCTCGAGGACCTCTTCGCCCGCCGGGCCACCCCCGGCTACCGGGCCCTCCTGGCCCACCTCGAGGCCCAGGCCCGCGCCCTCTACCGGGAGGGGCTCAAGGGCATCCCCAAGCTCCGGGTGGGGCGGGCGGCCATCGCCCTAGCCGCCCTGCAGTACCAGGGCATCCTGGATAAACTCAAACGGATGGACTACGGAAACCTCTGGCAAAGGGCCCACCTGAAGCCTTGGGAACGGCTTTGGCTCCTCCCAGAGGCCTACCGCCTGGCCCGGATGGGGGAGTGA
- the phr gene encoding deoxyribodipyrimidine photo-lyase, which produces MRLVWHRGDLRLHDHPALLEALGEGPAVGLVVLDPNNLQTTPRRRAWFLENVRALREAYRKRGGALWVLEGLPWEKVPEAARRLRARAVYALASYTPYGRHRDERVREALDVPLHLLPAPHLIPPDLPRAYRVYSPFRRNFRGLSPPLPAPEALPQAPEEGEVPQEASDVLLPPAGEEAALARLAAFLEEKLPRYAEARDRLDGEGGSRLSPYFALGVLSPRLAAWEALKRGGQGASKWVDELIWRDFSYHLLYHFPWMRERPLDPRWEALPWNGDEALFQAWLEGRTGVPLVDAAMRELRATGFLSNRARMCVAQFAVKYLLLPWQKAEAAFKALLLDGDTAQNLQGWQWAGGLGVDAAPYFRLFNLVAQGERHDPGGSWLRRYAPEYASYAPKEPVVDLEAARRRYLALAQALPKR; this is translated from the coding sequence ATGCGCCTGGTCTGGCACCGGGGCGACCTCCGCCTCCACGACCACCCCGCCCTCCTCGAGGCCCTTGGGGAAGGCCCCGCGGTGGGCCTGGTGGTCCTGGACCCCAACAACCTCCAGACCACCCCAAGGCGCCGGGCCTGGTTCCTGGAAAACGTGCGGGCCCTGCGGGAGGCCTACCGGAAGCGGGGCGGGGCGCTTTGGGTCCTGGAAGGGCTCCCTTGGGAAAAGGTGCCCGAGGCGGCGAGGCGGCTACGGGCCCGGGCCGTCTACGCCCTAGCGAGCTACACCCCCTACGGCCGCCACCGGGACGAGCGGGTGCGGGAGGCCCTGGACGTCCCCCTCCACCTCCTCCCTGCCCCCCACCTCATCCCCCCCGACCTCCCCCGGGCCTACCGGGTCTACTCCCCCTTCCGGCGGAACTTCCGGGGCCTCTCCCCTCCCCTTCCCGCCCCCGAGGCCCTGCCGCAGGCCCCGGAGGAGGGGGAGGTGCCGCAGGAGGCCTCCGACGTCCTGCTTCCCCCAGCCGGGGAGGAGGCGGCCTTGGCGAGGCTTGCCGCCTTCCTGGAGGAGAAGCTTCCCCGCTACGCTGAGGCGCGGGACCGCCTGGACGGGGAGGGGGGCTCGAGGCTTTCCCCCTACTTTGCCCTGGGGGTCCTCTCCCCCCGCCTGGCCGCCTGGGAAGCGCTGAAGCGGGGCGGGCAGGGGGCCTCCAAGTGGGTGGACGAGCTCATCTGGCGGGACTTCTCCTACCACCTCCTCTACCACTTCCCCTGGATGCGGGAAAGGCCCCTGGACCCCCGCTGGGAGGCCCTGCCCTGGAACGGGGACGAGGCCCTCTTCCAGGCCTGGCTGGAGGGGCGCACGGGGGTCCCCCTGGTGGACGCCGCCATGCGGGAGCTTCGGGCCACGGGCTTCCTCTCCAACCGGGCCCGGATGTGCGTGGCCCAGTTCGCCGTGAAGTACCTCCTCCTCCCCTGGCAAAAGGCGGAGGCCGCCTTCAAGGCCCTCCTCCTGGACGGGGACACGGCGCAAAACCTCCAGGGCTGGCAGTGGGCTGGGGGGCTTGGGGTGGATGCGGCGCCCTACTTCCGCCTCTTCAACCTGGTGGCCCAGGGGGAGCGGCACGACCCCGGGGGCTCTTGGCTCCGCCGCTATGCCCCCGAGTACGCCTCCTACGCCCCCAAGGAGCCCGTGGTGGACCTCGAGGCGGCCAGGCGGCGCTACCTGGCCCTGGCCCAGGCCCTCCCCAAAAGGTAG
- a CDS encoding cytochrome P450 — MTATLDLRRALPDLRRLRDDPLDTLLAWGRAHPRLRLPLPGFPLLLVFDPEGVEAVLLGVESKATFQYHELSRLTGRGLLTDFGPSWKEARKVLKDPFLPKSVQAYRDPWREEAEGLFASWRVGEVRDLAQEMLRLSLRFLGRALWGRPLPEGLAELALKALERAVQRMQNPFTRLNLLAEGAFHRLRRALEGEAEALLPVPPLSRLPRERALAEAKTLLIAGHETTASALTWALFLLSHRPEHQARAAQDPAFARAAFHEALRLYPPAWLLTRKAEGPLDLLGERVAAGTTLVLSPYVTHRLAFPQGEAFWPERFLEGPATPSGRYFPFGFGQRLCLGRDFALLEGEVALMAFFRRFRLEPLPRPKVHPGVTLWPLGGLPARLEAA; from the coding sequence ATGACCGCCACCCTGGACCTAAGGCGGGCCCTCCCCGACCTGAGGCGCCTTCGGGACGACCCCCTGGACACCCTCCTCGCCTGGGGCCGGGCGCACCCCCGCCTCCGGCTTCCCCTACCCGGGTTTCCCCTCCTCCTGGTCTTCGACCCCGAGGGGGTGGAGGCGGTCCTCCTCGGGGTGGAGAGCAAGGCCACCTTCCAGTACCACGAGCTTTCCCGCCTCACGGGGCGGGGCCTCCTCACCGACTTCGGTCCTTCCTGGAAGGAGGCCAGGAAGGTCCTCAAGGACCCCTTCCTACCGAAAAGCGTCCAGGCCTACCGGGACCCCTGGCGGGAGGAGGCGGAGGGCCTTTTCGCCTCCTGGCGGGTGGGGGAGGTGCGGGACCTGGCCCAGGAGATGCTCCGCCTCTCCCTCCGCTTCCTGGGCCGGGCCCTTTGGGGTAGGCCCCTCCCCGAGGGCCTGGCGGAGCTCGCCCTGAAGGCCCTGGAGCGGGCGGTGCAGCGGATGCAAAACCCCTTCACCCGGCTCAACCTCCTGGCGGAGGGGGCCTTCCACCGCCTGCGGCGGGCCCTGGAAGGGGAGGCGGAGGCCCTCCTCCCCGTGCCTCCCCTTTCCCGCCTGCCCCGGGAACGGGCCCTGGCGGAGGCCAAGACCCTCCTCATCGCCGGGCACGAAACCACGGCAAGCGCCCTCACCTGGGCCCTTTTCCTTCTCTCCCACCGCCCAGAGCACCAGGCCCGGGCGGCCCAGGACCCCGCCTTCGCCCGCGCCGCCTTCCACGAGGCCTTAAGGCTCTACCCCCCCGCCTGGCTCCTCACCCGCAAGGCGGAGGGCCCCCTGGACCTCCTGGGGGAGAGGGTGGCGGCGGGGACCACCCTGGTCCTCTCCCCCTACGTCACCCACCGCCTGGCCTTCCCCCAGGGGGAGGCCTTCTGGCCCGAGCGCTTCCTGGAAGGCCCCGCCACCCCAAGCGGCCGCTACTTCCCCTTTGGCTTTGGGCAAAGGCTCTGCCTGGGGCGGGACTTCGCCCTCCTGGAGGGGGAGGTGGCCCTCATGGCCTTCTTCCGCCGCTTCCGCCTGGAACCCCTGCCCCGGCCCAAGGTCCACCCTGGGGTGACCCTCTGGCCCCTGGGGGGGCTTCCCGCCCGCCTGGAGGCGGCATGA
- a CDS encoding lycopene cyclase domain-containing protein, which produces MTYLEFHLLFLLPPLLALLLWARPRPPRLWAYLLMPLIALLYTTPWDNYLVWRGVWGYPEGRVLLRIGYVPLEEYLFFLLQPLLTGAFLLRLAGTPPPPGPGVFRVGGGGVFLLLAATGVLLLALGGKGLYLGLILAYFAPVFLLQWAFGGDLLWAWRRPLLLGVALPTLYLWLADLYAIRAGIWWIAPEYTLGPKAFGLPLEEMAFFLATNLAVVQGLLLAWHPEALRRLR; this is translated from the coding sequence ATGACCTACCTGGAGTTCCACCTCCTCTTCCTCCTCCCGCCCCTCCTCGCCCTCCTCCTTTGGGCGAGGCCCAGGCCGCCCCGGCTTTGGGCCTACCTCCTCATGCCCCTCATCGCCCTCCTCTACACCACCCCCTGGGACAACTACCTGGTCTGGCGGGGGGTCTGGGGCTACCCCGAGGGGCGGGTCCTCCTCCGGATCGGATACGTGCCCCTGGAGGAGTACCTCTTCTTCCTCCTCCAACCCCTCCTCACCGGGGCCTTCCTCCTCCGCCTGGCGGGGACACCCCCGCCCCCGGGGCCCGGAGTGTTTAGGGTGGGGGGTGGGGGAGTATTCCTCCTCCTCGCCGCCACGGGAGTCCTCCTCCTGGCCCTTGGGGGGAAGGGGCTTTACCTGGGGCTCATCCTGGCCTACTTCGCCCCCGTCTTCCTCCTGCAGTGGGCCTTCGGGGGAGACCTCCTTTGGGCCTGGCGGCGGCCCCTCCTCCTCGGGGTGGCCCTTCCCACCCTCTACCTGTGGCTCGCCGACCTCTACGCCATTCGGGCCGGGATCTGGTGGATCGCCCCGGAGTACACCCTAGGCCCCAAGGCCTTCGGGCTACCCTTGGAGGAGATGGCCTTCTTCCTGGCCACCAACCTGGCGGTGGTGCAGGGTCTCCTTCTGGCCTGGCACCCCGAGGCCCTAAGGCGCCTGCGATGA
- a CDS encoding 1-acyl-sn-glycerol-3-phosphate acyltransferase, translating to MDPKRPLAKLLKAFVEGLLLRSLKGSLRGVYLKGELPREPLVLALNHHSFFDGHLVWLLGRLGRQPTSLLVAEENLRAFPVLALAGALAASRVREALRRLGRGEWVAVFPEGELRYPGPLGPLRPGALWLARKAGVRVLPVAARVALRGFEHPEAFLLLGPPLAPEEDLGARLGGLLAELDGLLAQTHPRALPPGFQEVLRGRRSLEERVRPLVEALRR from the coding sequence ATGGACCCCAAGCGTCCCTTGGCCAAGCTCCTCAAGGCCTTCGTGGAGGGCCTCCTCCTCCGGAGCCTGAAGGGAAGCCTCCGGGGGGTATACCTCAAGGGGGAGCTTCCCCGGGAGCCCCTGGTCCTGGCCCTGAACCACCACAGCTTCTTCGACGGCCACCTGGTCTGGCTCCTGGGGCGGCTAGGGCGGCAGCCCACAAGCCTTCTGGTGGCGGAGGAAAACCTGAGGGCCTTTCCCGTCTTGGCCCTGGCGGGGGCCCTGGCCGCCTCGAGGGTGCGGGAGGCCCTAAGGCGCCTTGGGCGGGGGGAGTGGGTGGCGGTCTTCCCCGAGGGGGAGCTCCGCTACCCTGGCCCCCTGGGGCCCCTGAGGCCGGGGGCCCTGTGGCTGGCCCGAAAGGCGGGGGTGAGGGTCCTTCCCGTGGCCGCCCGGGTGGCCCTGAGGGGGTTTGAGCACCCCGAGGCCTTCCTCCTCCTGGGCCCGCCCCTCGCCCCCGAGGAGGACCTCGGCGCCCGTCTGGGGGGGCTTTTGGCCGAGCTGGACGGCCTCTTGGCCCAAACCCATCCCCGGGCCCTTCCCCCGGGCTTTCAGGAGGTCTTAAGGGGCAGGCGGAGCCTGGAGGAAAGGGTTCGCCCCCTGGTGGAGGCCCTAAGGCGATGA
- a CDS encoding glycosyltransferase family 2 protein, whose product MTGDFFFGVFLFLLLRWLALLYNLLAFPQLAPRPTPKEPTASLLVPARNEAENLRRTLPTLLRQGALEVLVLDDGSEDGTAQVVLDLAKDCPGLRLLRGKPLPQGWTGKNWACWQLAQEARGEVLVFTDADVAWGEGALGGLLSVLEEVEMVSALPRQEVGTPLLAPVPFVMGGLFSFLPYPLLTALRVANGQVLAFRRQAYFALGGHQAVRGEVLEDVALARRAGRYGLYLGTGLFSARMYRGYGEMVEGFGKNFLEVHLKNPAILLGSWFYHLALYTLPWAFGRWELGLLGLLERALGQRATGGALWPALLAPLAPLLLLPVYLRALLPGKRWKGRALP is encoded by the coding sequence ATGACGGGGGACTTCTTCTTCGGCGTCTTCCTCTTCCTCCTCCTCCGCTGGCTTGCCCTCCTCTACAACCTCCTCGCCTTTCCCCAGCTTGCCCCAAGGCCCACCCCCAAGGAGCCCACCGCCTCCCTCCTCGTCCCCGCCCGGAACGAGGCGGAAAACCTCCGCCGCACCCTCCCCACCCTCCTGCGGCAAGGGGCTCTGGAGGTGCTGGTACTGGACGACGGCTCGGAGGACGGCACCGCCCAGGTGGTCCTGGACTTGGCCAAGGACTGCCCGGGCCTCCGCCTCCTGCGGGGGAAGCCCCTGCCCCAGGGTTGGACGGGGAAGAACTGGGCCTGCTGGCAACTGGCCCAGGAGGCGCGGGGGGAGGTCTTGGTCTTCACCGACGCCGACGTGGCCTGGGGGGAGGGGGCCTTGGGGGGGCTTCTTTCGGTCCTGGAGGAGGTGGAGATGGTTTCCGCCTTGCCCCGGCAGGAGGTGGGAACCCCCCTCCTCGCCCCCGTGCCCTTCGTCATGGGGGGGCTTTTCTCCTTCCTGCCCTATCCTCTCCTCACGGCCCTCCGGGTGGCCAACGGCCAGGTGCTGGCCTTCCGCCGCCAGGCCTACTTCGCCCTTGGGGGGCACCAGGCGGTGCGGGGCGAGGTGCTGGAGGACGTGGCCTTAGCCCGGCGGGCGGGGCGCTACGGGCTTTACCTGGGGACGGGGCTCTTCTCCGCCCGGATGTACCGGGGCTATGGGGAGATGGTGGAGGGGTTTGGCAAGAACTTCCTCGAGGTCCACCTCAAGAACCCCGCCATCCTCCTGGGCTCCTGGTTCTACCACCTGGCCCTCTACACCCTCCCTTGGGCCTTTGGGCGGTGGGAGCTCGGCCTCCTGGGGCTTTTGGAAAGGGCCCTGGGGCAGAGGGCCACCGGGGGGGCTCTTTGGCCCGCCCTCCTGGCCCCTTTGGCCCCTCTTCTCCTGCTTCCCGTCTACCTCCGCGCCCTCCTGCCGGGGAAGCGGTGGAAGGGGCGGGCCTTGCCCTAG
- a CDS encoding DUF433 domain-containing protein, protein MEGRIVVDPEVMGGKPVVAGTRITVEEILRRLAAGESPEAILEAYPHLTPEGLRAALRYAAEALSGERIYPYPEKV, encoded by the coding sequence GTGGAAGGGCGAATCGTGGTGGACCCCGAGGTCATGGGCGGTAAGCCCGTGGTGGCCGGCACCCGCATCACCGTGGAGGAGATCCTCCGCCGCCTAGCGGCTGGGGAGAGCCCTGAGGCCATCCTCGAGGCCTATCCCCACTTGACGCCAGAAGGCTTGCGGGCTGCCCTGCGCTACGCCGCCGAAGCCCTGAGCGGGGAGCGCATCTACCCTTATCCGGAAAAGGTGTGA
- a CDS encoding DUF5615 family PIN-like protein — MKVLADEGVDFPIVRRLRRWGLEVLYVAELAPGAKDHEVVALAKEEGALLVTTDKDFGELAFRKGSAPGGVLLLRLEGLSAQAKADRVLWALVHHGEDLVGAFSVLERDRLRIRRLPGSGAKA, encoded by the coding sequence GTGAAGGTCCTCGCAGACGAGGGCGTGGACTTCCCCATCGTGCGACGCCTAAGGAGATGGGGCCTTGAGGTCCTCTACGTGGCCGAGCTGGCCCCGGGGGCCAAGGACCACGAAGTCGTCGCCCTGGCCAAGGAGGAGGGAGCGCTCTTGGTCACCACGGACAAGGACTTCGGCGAGCTGGCCTTCCGCAAGGGCTCAGCCCCGGGGGGTGTGCTCCTTCTCCGGTTGGAAGGCCTCAGCGCCCAAGCGAAGGCCGACCGGGTACTGTGGGCCCTCGTCCACCACGGCGAGGACTTGGTGGGGGCCTTCTCCGTTCTGGAAAGGGATCGGTTACGTATCCGAAGGCTTCCTGGAAGCGGAGCGAAAGCCTGA
- the crtI gene encoding phytoene desaturase family protein: MRALVIGSGVGGLACAIRLAAMGLEVLVLEKLDGPGGRARVHRAEGFTFDMGPTVITVPPFLEDLFATGPGNPRLYPDFPEEEGLSHTERYVRLVPLDPFYRIHFPDGTYFDYKDDRDHLLAEIRRLAPEDLPGYLRFEQDAQAIFRRGFLELGFTHFGSLFDLLRVAPDLLRLDAVRPLFSFVKKYFQNPKMRRVFSFESLLIGGNPLSVPAIYAMIHFVERTWGVHFALGGTGALVQGMVRKLLELGGRIRYQAPVRRILTHRGRVRGVVLEDGERLDAEVVVSNADYVHTYGELLAPEDRRFHGDWRLKRTRLSMSLFVAYFGFRADGLEGERLRHHNVLLTERYEGLLQDIFARKVLPEDFAHYLHLPTLTDPSLAPPGHHAAYTLVPVPHNGSGLDWRELGPRYLEKALRYLDQAGYLPGLMDRLVYAHHITPDYFQWTLNSHLGNAFGPEPVLWQTASFRPHNRSEDVKGLYLVGQSYQPGAGLPSVLMSAKMTARLVAHDLGLEQAPKGLREAWG; the protein is encoded by the coding sequence ATGCGCGCCCTTGTCATCGGAAGCGGGGTGGGTGGGCTCGCCTGCGCCATCCGCCTCGCCGCCATGGGCCTAGAGGTCCTGGTCTTGGAGAAGCTGGACGGCCCCGGGGGCAGGGCCCGGGTCCACCGGGCGGAGGGCTTCACCTTTGACATGGGCCCCACGGTGATCACCGTGCCCCCCTTCCTGGAGGACCTCTTCGCCACGGGCCCGGGAAACCCCCGGCTCTACCCCGACTTTCCCGAGGAGGAAGGCCTCAGCCACACGGAGCGCTACGTGCGCCTCGTTCCCCTGGACCCCTTCTACCGCATCCACTTCCCCGACGGGACCTACTTCGACTACAAGGACGACCGGGACCACCTCCTCGCCGAGATCCGGCGCCTCGCCCCGGAGGACCTGCCGGGCTACCTCCGCTTCGAGCAAGACGCCCAGGCCATCTTCCGCCGGGGCTTTCTGGAACTGGGCTTCACCCATTTCGGAAGCCTCTTCGACCTCCTCCGGGTTGCCCCCGACCTCCTCCGCCTGGATGCGGTCCGGCCCCTCTTCTCCTTCGTCAAGAAGTACTTCCAAAACCCCAAGATGCGGCGGGTCTTCTCCTTCGAAAGCCTCCTCATCGGGGGAAACCCCCTCTCGGTGCCCGCCATCTACGCCATGATCCACTTCGTGGAGCGCACCTGGGGGGTGCACTTTGCCCTGGGGGGGACGGGGGCCCTGGTCCAGGGGATGGTGCGGAAGCTCCTGGAGCTCGGGGGGAGGATCCGCTACCAGGCCCCCGTGCGCCGCATCCTCACCCACAGGGGAAGGGTGCGGGGCGTGGTCCTGGAGGACGGGGAGCGGCTCGACGCCGAGGTGGTGGTTTCCAACGCCGACTACGTCCACACCTACGGTGAGCTCCTCGCCCCCGAGGACCGCCGCTTCCACGGGGACTGGCGCCTCAAGCGCACCCGGCTTTCCATGAGCCTCTTCGTGGCCTACTTCGGCTTTAGGGCGGACGGCCTCGAGGGGGAAAGGCTCAGGCACCACAACGTCCTCCTCACCGAGCGCTACGAGGGGCTTCTTCAGGATATCTTCGCCCGCAAGGTCCTCCCGGAGGACTTCGCCCACTACCTGCACCTCCCCACCCTCACCGACCCCTCCCTGGCCCCACCCGGGCACCACGCCGCCTACACCCTGGTCCCCGTGCCCCACAACGGAAGCGGTCTGGACTGGCGGGAGCTTGGGCCGAGGTACCTGGAGAAGGCCCTCCGCTACCTGGACCAGGCGGGCTACCTCCCGGGCCTCATGGACCGCCTGGTCTACGCCCACCACATCACCCCCGACTACTTCCAGTGGACCCTGAATAGCCACCTGGGAAACGCCTTCGGCCCTGAGCCCGTGCTCTGGCAGACGGCAAGCTTCCGCCCCCATAACCGCTCCGAGGACGTAAAGGGGCTTTACCTGGTGGGCCAAAGCTACCAGCCGGGGGCTGGGCTTCCCAGCGTCCTCATGTCCGCCAAGATGACGGCGAGGCTCGTGGCCCACGACCTGGGGCTGGAACAGGCGCCCAAGGGGCTCAGGGAGGCCTGGGGGTGA
- the fni gene encoding type 2 isopentenyl-diphosphate Delta-isomerase codes for MSTLERKRKHLEACLEGDVAYQKTTTGLERFRLRYQALAGLALSEVDLTTPFLGKTLRAPFLIGAMTGGEALGERINLALAEAAEALGVGMMLGSGRVVLERQEALRSFQVRKVAPRALLVANLGLAQLRRHGREDLLRLVELLQADALAFHVNPLQEAVQKGDTDFRGLLDRLRDLLPLPFPVLVKEVGHGLSREAALALRDLPLAAVDVAGAGGTSWARVEEWVRYGEVRHPELCEIGIPTAQAILEVREVLPQIPLIASGGVYTGTDAVKALALGADLVAVARPLLKPALQGPEAAAAWIQDYLEEMRTALFALGARRPLEARGRVSPLSAHTPL; via the coding sequence GTGAGCACCCTAGAGCGGAAACGGAAGCACCTCGAGGCCTGCCTGGAAGGGGATGTGGCCTACCAAAAGACCACCACGGGCCTGGAGCGCTTTCGGCTTCGCTACCAGGCCCTGGCGGGCCTCGCCCTCTCCGAGGTGGACCTCACCACCCCCTTCCTGGGCAAGACCCTGCGGGCCCCCTTCCTCATCGGGGCCATGACAGGGGGGGAGGCCTTGGGCGAGCGCATCAACCTGGCCCTGGCGGAGGCGGCGGAGGCCCTGGGGGTGGGGATGATGCTGGGCTCGGGCCGGGTGGTGCTGGAGCGGCAGGAGGCCCTGCGGAGCTTCCAGGTGCGCAAGGTGGCCCCCAGGGCCCTCCTGGTGGCCAACCTGGGCCTGGCGCAACTCCGGCGCCACGGGCGGGAAGACCTCCTCCGCCTGGTGGAGCTCTTGCAGGCGGACGCCTTGGCCTTCCACGTGAACCCCCTCCAGGAGGCGGTGCAGAAGGGGGACACAGACTTTAGGGGCCTCCTGGACCGCCTGAGGGACCTCCTCCCCCTCCCCTTCCCCGTCCTGGTGAAGGAGGTGGGGCACGGGCTATCCCGGGAGGCGGCCTTGGCCCTAAGGGACCTCCCCCTGGCGGCGGTGGACGTGGCCGGGGCGGGGGGAACGAGCTGGGCCCGGGTGGAGGAGTGGGTGCGCTACGGCGAGGTGCGCCACCCGGAGCTCTGCGAGATCGGCATCCCCACGGCCCAGGCCATCCTCGAGGTGAGGGAGGTCCTGCCCCAAATCCCCCTCATCGCCTCCGGGGGCGTCTACACGGGCACGGATGCGGTGAAGGCCCTCGCCCTAGGGGCCGACCTGGTGGCGGTGGCAAGGCCTCTTCTGAAGCCAGCCCTCCAAGGGCCTGAGGCGGCGGCCGCCTGGATCCAGGACTACCTGGAGGAGATGCGCACCGCCCTCTTCGCCCTCGGGGCCCGGCGCCCCCTCGAGGCCAGGGGGAGGGTGTCGCCCCTTTCCGCCCATACTCCCCTTTAA